In one uncultured Devosia sp. genomic region, the following are encoded:
- a CDS encoding DUF1036 domain-containing protein: MIAGTRLLNFRRSITLIGALAANLAFFVIPAHADLRVCNETGNLVSVALGYRAERGWMSEGWWQAPPGDCRTLYQGTLERRFYYLYAVDDIGGGAWDGSVFMCTRDETFTIFGVEDCLARGYERTGFFEIDTQSRTDWTLQLTDGAGGPAVVGPEGSEDLEDPTFLVDPDDVTIDAPETGTETPGTDTQ, translated from the coding sequence ATGATTGCTGGCACCAGATTGCTCAATTTCCGTCGCAGCATCACCCTGATCGGCGCCCTGGCGGCCAACCTGGCCTTTTTCGTCATTCCTGCGCATGCCGACCTGCGCGTCTGCAACGAAACCGGCAACCTGGTCTCCGTGGCGCTGGGCTATCGTGCCGAGCGCGGCTGGATGAGCGAAGGCTGGTGGCAAGCCCCGCCCGGCGATTGCCGCACGCTCTATCAGGGCACGCTGGAACGCCGCTTCTATTACCTCTACGCCGTGGATGACATTGGTGGCGGCGCTTGGGATGGCTCCGTTTTCATGTGCACCCGTGACGAAACCTTCACAATATTCGGGGTTGAGGATTGCCTCGCGCGGGGCTATGAGCGCACCGGTTTCTTTGAAATCGATACCCAGAGCCGCACGGACTGGACGCTCCAGCTGACCGACGGTGCGGGTGGGCCCGCCGTGGTTGGCCCAGAAGGTAGCGAAGACCTAGAAGACCCTACATTCCTCGTCGATCCCGATGACGTCACCATAGACGCACCGGAAACCGGCACAGAAACGCCAGGAACGGATACGCAATGA
- a CDS encoding DUF2312 domain-containing protein translates to MAVEDSVAQDQLRAFIERIERMEEEKAAIAADIKEIYAEAKGNGFDTKILRKIVSIRKQDANERAEQEAILELYMAALGMVAAPPED, encoded by the coding sequence ATGGCCGTCGAAGACAGCGTTGCCCAGGATCAGTTGCGGGCGTTCATCGAACGCATCGAGCGCATGGAAGAAGAAAAGGCGGCCATTGCCGCCGATATCAAGGAAATCTATGCCGAAGCCAAGGGCAATGGTTTCGACACCAAGATCCTGCGCAAGATCGTGAGCATCCGCAAGCAGGACGCCAATGAGCGCGCCGAGCAAGAAGCGATCCTGGAGCTCTATATGGCTGCACTGGGCATGGTCGCCGCGCCACCAGAGGATTGA
- a CDS encoding flagellar basal body rod C-terminal domain-containing protein has product MNISSIGASGMMRATDRFEASATRIARTGTGLETGDLAESIIDMKTAQIDFEANVKVVKMANDMVKTTLDMLV; this is encoded by the coding sequence ATGAACATTTCCAGCATTGGCGCGTCCGGCATGATGCGGGCGACCGATCGTTTCGAAGCCAGCGCCACCCGCATTGCGCGCACGGGCACCGGCCTCGAAACCGGGGACTTGGCCGAAAGCATCATCGACATGAAGACCGCCCAGATCGACTTCGAGGCCAATGTCAAAGTGGTCAAGATGGCCAACGACATGGTCAAGACCACCCTCGACATGCTCGTCTAG
- a CDS encoding aspartate/glutamate racemase family protein, protein MKTIGLIGGMSWESTAVYYRLINEAVRRELGGLHSAEIAMRSLDFTRVVALQKAGQWDQAGRLLGDAGAGLARSGAGCVLICTNTMHLVSEPVAQMSGLPLIDIIDETALALRADGRRRPLLLATRYTMEHGFYAQRMARHGVEVVTPCDSDRGTVHDVIFDELCQGEIRDHSRTRYIAIIEAAKEQNVDSVILGCTEISLLVDPANLPLPGYDSTAIHADAAVRFALADRLEQAA, encoded by the coding sequence ATGAAGACCATCGGCCTTATCGGCGGCATGAGCTGGGAATCCACCGCGGTCTACTACCGTCTGATCAACGAGGCCGTGCGCCGTGAGCTGGGCGGCCTCCATTCAGCCGAGATCGCCATGCGGTCGCTCGATTTCACCCGCGTCGTCGCCCTGCAAAAGGCCGGTCAATGGGACCAAGCCGGCCGGCTTCTTGGCGATGCAGGCGCAGGCCTGGCCCGCTCGGGCGCCGGCTGCGTGCTGATCTGCACCAACACCATGCACCTCGTCTCCGAACCGGTGGCGCAGATGAGCGGCCTGCCGCTGATCGACATCATCGATGAAACCGCGCTTGCGCTTCGTGCCGACGGTCGTCGTCGTCCGCTGCTCCTTGCCACACGCTACACCATGGAACACGGCTTCTATGCCCAGCGCATGGCCCGCCACGGCGTGGAAGTCGTCACACCCTGCGACAGTGATCGCGGCACGGTGCATGACGTCATCTTCGATGAACTCTGCCAGGGCGAAATCCGCGATCATTCCCGCACTCGCTACATAGCCATCATCGAAGCGGCCAAAGAACAGAATGTCGACTCGGTCATCCTCGGCTGCACCGAAATCTCGCTTCTGGTCGATCCGGCAAACCTGCCCCTGCCCGGCTATGACTCGACCGCGATCCATGCTGATGCCGCCGTGCGCTTCGCCCTTGCCGACCGCCTCGAACAGGCTGCCTGA
- a CDS encoding Lrp/AsnC family transcriptional regulator translates to MLDDRDRKILDLLQADAEMAVGEIAEVVSLSASACSRRIARLREEGYIGRSVALLDRKTMGLPTTVFVIVRTGKHEAGWLEQFHAAVSTIPEIVEVHRLTGNFDYIIKLVLPNVEHYDVIYRQLVGRIELFDMSAYISMETVKLSTGLPTHYV, encoded by the coding sequence ATGCTTGATGATCGTGACCGGAAAATCCTCGACCTGCTGCAAGCCGATGCCGAGATGGCAGTTGGCGAAATTGCCGAGGTGGTGTCGCTGTCGGCCTCGGCCTGTTCGCGGCGCATCGCGCGGCTGCGGGAGGAGGGCTATATCGGCAGGAGCGTCGCGCTGCTCGATCGCAAGACGATGGGCCTGCCGACGACGGTCTTTGTCATCGTGCGGACCGGCAAGCACGAGGCGGGATGGCTGGAGCAGTTTCACGCCGCCGTCAGCACCATTCCCGAGATCGTCGAAGTGCATCGGCTGACCGGCAATTTCGACTATATCATCAAGCTCGTGCTACCCAATGTGGAGCATTACGACGTGATCTATCGCCAGTTGGTCGGGCGGATCGAGCTGTTCGACATGTCGGCCTATATTTCGATGGAGACGGTCAAGCTCTCGACAGGCCTGCCGACCCATTACGTCTGA
- a CDS encoding glycosyltransferase family 2 protein, protein MSIDHSASLLVEQAPSFRAPQLAVIVPSYNERDNIELLYEKVAIALGDTPWEMIVVDDDSPDGTADLVNELSRVYANIRCLRRFGRRGLASACVEGMAVTGAPYVAVIDGDLQHDEAILPTMLQKAMDGADLVVGSRFTDGGSAGDGLSATRLSGSNLANRLAGMIAGQAVSDPMSGFFLMRREAALKAAPKLSSDGFKILIDMIVTSAKIGTPLKIAEVGYTFRHRHAGESKMSPLVVIQYLGLWVSKMTGGALPPSFLMFGLVGGTGVVVHLAMLALMTSGLAQGFVVSQIVATLTAMAWNFVLNNNLTYADRKLRGTKLITGFLSFCAICALGGIANISVASAIYQFDHQTFVAGLSGAIMSSVFNYAVTRAFTWK, encoded by the coding sequence ATGTCGATCGACCATAGCGCCAGCCTCCTCGTCGAGCAGGCGCCCAGTTTCCGCGCCCCCCAGCTCGCCGTCATCGTGCCCAGCTATAACGAGCGGGACAATATCGAGCTGCTCTACGAAAAGGTGGCGATTGCCCTTGGCGATACGCCCTGGGAAATGATCGTCGTCGACGACGACAGCCCGGATGGGACGGCGGACCTGGTCAATGAGCTGAGCCGTGTCTACGCCAATATCCGCTGCCTGCGGCGCTTCGGTCGTCGTGGTCTTGCCTCGGCCTGCGTCGAGGGCATGGCGGTGACTGGTGCTCCCTATGTGGCGGTCATCGATGGCGACTTGCAGCATGATGAGGCCATCCTGCCGACCATGCTGCAGAAGGCCATGGACGGCGCCGATCTCGTGGTCGGTTCGCGCTTTACCGATGGCGGTTCGGCCGGTGATGGATTGAGCGCGACGCGCCTGTCGGGCAGCAATCTGGCCAATCGGCTGGCCGGGATGATTGCGGGGCAGGCGGTGAGCGATCCGATGAGCGGGTTTTTCTTGATGCGCCGTGAGGCGGCCCTCAAGGCCGCGCCCAAGCTTTCGAGCGACGGGTTCAAGATCCTGATCGACATGATCGTCACTTCGGCCAAGATAGGCACGCCGCTCAAGATCGCCGAAGTCGGTTATACATTCCGCCATCGCCATGCCGGCGAAAGCAAGATGAGCCCGCTGGTGGTGATCCAGTATCTGGGCCTGTGGGTCTCCAAGATGACGGGTGGCGCGCTGCCGCCGAGTTTTTTGATGTTCGGCCTAGTCGGCGGAACCGGTGTCGTCGTGCATCTGGCCATGCTGGCGCTAATGACGTCGGGCCTGGCGCAGGGTTTCGTGGTCAGCCAGATCGTCGCCACGCTGACGGCGATGGCGTGGAATTTCGTGCTCAACAACAACCTGACCTATGCCGATCGCAAGCTGCGCGGAACAAAGCTCATAACGGGTTTCCTGAGCTTTTGCGCCATCTGCGCGCTGGGTGGCATTGCCAATATCTCGGTGGCCAGTGCGATCTATCAGTTCGATCACCAGACCTTCGTCGCGGGCCTCTCTGGCGCGATCATGAGCTCGGTGTTCAACTATGCGGTGACGCGGGCGTTTACGTGGAAGTAG
- the dxs gene encoding 1-deoxy-D-xylulose-5-phosphate synthase, with protein MAEKPVTPLLDTVNTPADLRDLPREDLRQLADELRAEMIDAVSVTGGHLGAGLGVVELTVALHAVFDTPHDRIIWDVGHQAYPHKILTGRRDRIRTLRQKDGLSGFTRRAESEYDPFGAGHSSTSISAGLGMAVASDLMDKPRNVVAIIGDGAMSAGMAYEAMNNAGAMDARLIVVLNDNDMSIAPPTGALRTYLARLVSGPVYRGTREAAKTVVSKLPSFLHEPARKTEEFARSFFTGGTLFEELGFYYVGPVDGHDLDNLVPILENVRDAEAGPILVHLVTQKGKGYEPAENSADKYHGVSKFNVITGAQSKAPSNAPSYTNVFAETLIQEANDDPRIVAVTAAMPTGTGLDKFAEIHPSRIFDVGIAEQHAVTFAAGMASEGMRPFCAIYSTFLQRAFDQVVHDVAIQHLPVRFAIDRAGFVGADGPTHAGNYDAAYLGAIPGLVQMAAADEAELRHMVATAAAYDNGPIAFRYPRGDGMGVDMPARGEKLAIGKGRIVRQGATIAILSYGTRLGEVLAAADKLAALGLNPTVADARFLKPLDEELTVRLAQTHDVLLTIEEGSIGGFGSHVATFLASNGLLDGKLRFRPLMIPDRFDEHASQSDMYAAAGLDRAGIVATALTTLGYDEAAMAAALGKIS; from the coding sequence TTGGCCGAAAAGCCCGTCACCCCGCTGCTCGATACCGTCAACACGCCCGCCGACCTGCGCGACCTTCCCCGCGAAGACCTGCGCCAGCTGGCAGATGAGCTGCGCGCGGAAATGATCGACGCCGTTTCGGTCACCGGTGGCCATCTCGGCGCGGGCCTCGGCGTGGTGGAACTGACCGTTGCACTGCATGCCGTCTTCGACACGCCGCATGACCGCATCATCTGGGATGTCGGCCACCAGGCCTATCCGCACAAGATCCTCACCGGCCGTCGCGACCGCATCCGCACGCTGCGCCAGAAGGACGGCCTCTCCGGCTTCACCCGCCGCGCCGAAAGCGAATACGACCCCTTCGGCGCAGGCCATTCCTCGACCTCGATTTCAGCGGGCCTCGGCATGGCCGTCGCCAGCGATCTGATGGACAAGCCGCGCAATGTCGTCGCAATCATCGGCGATGGCGCCATGTCGGCCGGCATGGCCTACGAGGCCATGAACAATGCCGGTGCCATGGATGCGCGTCTCATCGTCGTGCTCAACGACAATGACATGTCCATCGCGCCCCCGACCGGTGCCCTGCGCACCTATCTCGCGCGCCTCGTTTCGGGCCCGGTCTATCGCGGCACGCGTGAAGCGGCCAAGACTGTCGTCAGCAAGCTGCCGTCATTCCTGCATGAGCCGGCCCGCAAGACCGAGGAATTCGCCCGCTCGTTCTTCACCGGCGGAACGCTGTTCGAAGAGCTCGGCTTCTACTATGTCGGCCCGGTCGACGGGCACGACCTCGATAATCTCGTGCCCATTCTCGAAAATGTCCGCGATGCCGAGGCCGGCCCCATTCTCGTCCATCTGGTGACCCAGAAGGGCAAGGGCTACGAGCCGGCCGAAAATTCCGCCGACAAGTATCACGGCGTCTCCAAGTTCAACGTCATCACCGGCGCCCAGTCCAAGGCACCGTCCAATGCGCCCTCCTATACCAATGTCTTTGCCGAGACGCTGATCCAGGAAGCCAATGACGATCCGCGCATCGTCGCCGTCACCGCTGCCATGCCCACCGGCACCGGCCTCGACAAATTCGCCGAAATCCACCCCAGCCGCATTTTCGACGTCGGCATCGCCGAACAGCATGCGGTGACCTTCGCGGCCGGCATGGCCAGCGAGGGCATGCGCCCCTTCTGCGCCATCTATTCGACCTTCCTGCAACGCGCCTTCGACCAGGTCGTGCATGACGTGGCCATCCAGCACCTGCCGGTGCGCTTCGCCATCGACCGTGCCGGTTTCGTCGGTGCGGACGGCCCGACCCATGCCGGCAATTATGACGCCGCCTATCTCGGCGCCATCCCGGGCCTTGTGCAGATGGCCGCCGCCGACGAAGCCGAACTGCGCCACATGGTGGCCACCGCCGCCGCCTATGACAACGGCCCTATCGCCTTCCGCTATCCACGCGGTGACGGCATGGGCGTCGACATGCCCGCGCGCGGCGAAAAGCTCGCCATCGGCAAGGGCCGCATTGTCCGCCAGGGCGCCACCATCGCTATCCTGAGCTACGGCACGCGCCTGGGCGAAGTCCTTGCTGCCGCCGACAAGCTGGCAGCCCTGGGCCTGAACCCAACAGTCGCCGACGCCCGCTTCCTCAAGCCGCTCGATGAAGAACTGACAGTCAGGCTGGCCCAGACCCACGATGTCCTGCTGACCATCGAAGAAGGCTCCATCGGCGGCTTCGGCAGCCACGTGGCGACCTTCCTCGCCAGCAATGGCCTGCTCGACGGAAAGCTCCGTTTCCGCCCGCTGATGATCCCTGATCGCTTCGACGAACACGCCAGCCAATCCGACATGTACGCCGCTGCCGGCCTGGATCGCGCAGGCATCGTCGCAACAGCGCTGACGACACTGGGCTATGATGAAGCTGCCATGGCTGCAGCGCTGGGGAAGATTTCCTAG
- a CDS encoding DUF882 domain-containing protein: MKRYRIGRLVLAALMSITVILPQAVTPAAAASERALYLYYTHTKETARIVFKRNGQYVQSGLNELNVFLRDWRRNEPAKMDPRLFDLVWEVYQEVGATQPVNVVSAYRSPQTNAMLAKTSSGVADNSQHMRGTAMDFFIPGIALTKLRATAMRKQIGGVGFYPNSGSPFVHLDVGSVRAWPRMTRGQLAELFPDGKTMHLPNDGKPLSQEGYQVAMAGWKQCHRYPCSGSDGGTQVASGGSGKTLMDMFFGGNDNQQQAYAPAAAPAPVQVAAVAPQTATPEAAPVPAMRPAAFGGIMAPVETAANTGPAAIPFSTSGSAPLDASELTAADMAPLPVMKSEAIRVATAAALPSGDAVTALAALTAPMPQPRLIMSEREQPEIMTAYIAQDGNAQRALEIIIDNNTTAALPPTPAARQPILPLSVETGLRTASLGGTPATGGAFGNLFDTTFGSAQQNETTAAALAEHIAKRPVPGAMRNPDMIAPDLEHAETLLAPAAMTSSQFATIWDHDQADFDPTAEMGKYVTVMSAGHVPAAISSDSFVTAKPAVAAFN; encoded by the coding sequence TTGAAACGGTATCGTATCGGGCGGCTTGTGCTTGCCGCTCTCATGAGCATCACCGTGATCCTGCCCCAGGCGGTCACTCCGGCAGCAGCCGCTTCCGAGCGCGCGCTCTATCTCTACTATACCCACACCAAGGAAACCGCCCGCATCGTCTTCAAGCGCAATGGGCAATATGTCCAGTCGGGCCTCAACGAACTCAACGTCTTCCTGCGCGACTGGCGCCGCAACGAACCAGCCAAGATGGACCCGCGCCTGTTTGACCTGGTCTGGGAAGTCTATCAGGAAGTCGGCGCCACCCAGCCGGTGAACGTGGTCTCGGCCTATCGCTCGCCCCAGACCAATGCCATGCTGGCCAAGACCTCTTCGGGCGTGGCCGACAATTCGCAGCACATGCGCGGCACGGCCATGGACTTCTTCATTCCTGGCATTGCCCTGACCAAGCTGCGCGCCACCGCCATGCGCAAGCAGATCGGCGGCGTAGGCTTCTATCCCAATTCTGGCAGCCCCTTCGTCCACCTCGACGTCGGCTCGGTCCGCGCCTGGCCGCGCATGACCCGCGGCCAGCTCGCCGAACTTTTTCCCGACGGCAAGACCATGCACCTGCCCAATGACGGCAAGCCGCTGTCGCAGGAAGGCTATCAGGTCGCCATGGCGGGCTGGAAGCAATGCCACCGCTATCCCTGCTCGGGCAGCGACGGCGGCACCCAGGTCGCTTCCGGCGGCAGCGGCAAGACGCTGATGGACATGTTCTTCGGTGGCAATGACAACCAGCAGCAGGCTTACGCGCCCGCCGCAGCACCCGCCCCGGTTCAGGTCGCCGCTGTCGCCCCGCAGACCGCGACACCCGAAGCTGCACCCGTTCCGGCCATGCGCCCGGCCGCATTCGGTGGCATCATGGCCCCGGTCGAAACTGCCGCCAACACCGGCCCGGCCGCCATCCCCTTCTCCACTTCCGGCAGCGCCCCGCTCGATGCATCGGAACTGACGGCGGCCGACATGGCACCTCTGCCGGTGATGAAGTCCGAAGCCATTCGCGTTGCCACTGCCGCGGCCCTCCCCTCGGGCGATGCCGTTACGGCGCTTGCTGCGCTCACCGCCCCCATGCCGCAACCGCGCCTCATCATGAGCGAGCGCGAGCAGCCCGAAATCATGACCGCCTATATCGCGCAGGACGGCAATGCCCAGCGCGCGCTGGAAATCATCATCGACAACAACACCACTGCCGCTCTGCCCCCGACCCCGGCTGCGCGCCAGCCCATCCTGCCGCTCAGCGTCGAGACCGGCCTACGCACCGCTTCGCTTGGCGGCACACCAGCCACCGGCGGTGCATTCGGCAATCTCTTCGACACCACCTTCGGCTCGGCACAGCAGAACGAAACCACCGCGGCCGCTCTGGCCGAGCATATCGCCAAGCGCCCCGTCCCCGGCGCCATGCGCAATCCCGACATGATCGCCCCCGACCTGGAACACGCCGAAACGTTGCTTGCACCAGCGGCAATGACCTCGAGCCAGTTTGCCACCATCTGGGATCATGACCAGGCCGATTTCGACCCGACCGCCGAAATGGGCAAGTATGTCACCGTCATGAGCGCCGGCCATGTCCCCGCTGCCATATCCTCCGACAGCTTCGTCACGGCAAAGCCGGCAGTCGCCGCTTTCAACTGA
- a CDS encoding L,D-transpeptidase family protein gives MNKIVVSLFAVIAGMGVSFSASAQDVTALATAPVIIAPPQTPLAQTIKSGLSTAYNDTNKNSAAYAEAQSLYFFYGGRHFEPIWLSTDANGDVAFSEPAQKILKLFESAESEGLRPSDYLTPDLDPAGAKGDPDKLAALETAFSGATLRYATHIYTGRINPLSVDANLDVQPKKLDESALLVELATSKDPVKVLAALEPTHPEFLALKAALASFDETQTDRPAQIATGPSLKPGMSDPRVPLLRTRLNLPAVDGLVYDDAMVEAMRAFQTAEKLDVDGVMGPATLVALNGGQPVTKADIIANMERWRWLPRDLGAFNVFVNIPEFRLAINRDGHEEYATRVVVGSVKNQTPIFSDNIRHLVVNPYWNVPSSIVKGEIAPAVLNNPGYTDAKNMDLIYNGDVVSPWQVNWSMVSSSNFPFRVRQRPGPGNSLGQIKFLFPNKHDVYLHDTPSKGLFGRAARALSHGCVRVEDPFAFADALMANEPNISRTSLEAMFGPNEKWVNPQTQIPVHLAYFTVRVDADGALEGFGDIYGHNAKLIAAMGLAKPALAPEIIAEATPAINELAP, from the coding sequence ATGAACAAGATCGTGGTGTCCCTTTTTGCCGTTATCGCCGGCATGGGTGTCTCTTTTTCGGCTTCGGCTCAGGATGTGACCGCGCTGGCGACAGCGCCCGTCATCATCGCACCGCCCCAGACGCCATTGGCGCAAACGATCAAGTCCGGGCTGTCGACGGCCTATAACGACACCAACAAGAATTCTGCCGCCTATGCCGAGGCACAGAGCCTCTATTTCTTCTATGGCGGCCGCCATTTCGAGCCGATCTGGCTGAGCACCGACGCCAATGGTGATGTCGCTTTCTCCGAGCCCGCCCAGAAGATCCTGAAGCTGTTCGAATCCGCCGAAAGCGAAGGCCTGCGTCCCTCCGACTATCTGACGCCTGATCTCGACCCGGCCGGCGCCAAGGGCGACCCCGACAAGCTTGCCGCGCTCGAAACCGCCTTCTCTGGCGCCACGCTGCGCTACGCCACCCATATCTATACCGGTCGCATCAACCCGCTGTCGGTCGATGCCAATCTCGACGTGCAGCCCAAAAAGCTCGACGAGTCCGCGCTGCTGGTAGAGCTCGCGACCAGCAAGGACCCGGTCAAGGTGCTCGCTGCTCTCGAACCGACCCATCCCGAATTCCTGGCGCTCAAGGCCGCACTCGCCTCATTCGACGAGACGCAGACCGATCGTCCCGCCCAGATCGCCACCGGCCCCAGCCTCAAGCCCGGCATGAGCGATCCGCGCGTGCCGCTACTGCGCACCCGCCTCAACCTGCCTGCAGTCGATGGCCTCGTCTATGACGACGCCATGGTCGAGGCCATGCGCGCCTTCCAGACCGCCGAGAAGCTCGATGTCGATGGCGTCATGGGTCCGGCAACCCTGGTTGCCCTCAATGGCGGCCAGCCCGTCACCAAGGCCGACATCATCGCCAATATGGAGCGCTGGCGCTGGCTGCCGCGCGACCTTGGCGCCTTCAACGTCTTCGTCAACATTCCCGAATTCCGTCTCGCCATCAATCGAGACGGCCATGAGGAATATGCCACCCGCGTCGTGGTCGGCTCGGTCAAGAACCAGACGCCCATCTTTTCGGACAATATCCGCCACCTTGTGGTGAACCCCTATTGGAATGTTCCCAGCTCGATCGTGAAGGGCGAGATCGCGCCGGCTGTGCTGAACAATCCCGGCTATACCGACGCCAAGAACATGGACCTGATCTACAACGGCGACGTTGTCAGCCCCTGGCAGGTCAACTGGAGCATGGTCTCAAGCTCCAACTTCCCCTTCCGCGTGCGCCAGCGCCCCGGGCCGGGCAATTCCCTGGGCCAGATCAAGTTCCTGTTTCCCAACAAGCATGACGTCTATCTGCACGATACCCCGTCCAAGGGCCTGTTCGGCCGTGCCGCTCGCGCTTTGAGCCACGGTTGCGTCCGCGTCGAGGATCCCTTTGCCTTTGCCGATGCCCTGATGGCCAATGAGCCCAATATTTCGCGCACTTCGCTCGAAGCCATGTTCGGCCCCAACGAAAAATGGGTGAACCCCCAAACGCAGATCCCGGTGCACCTGGCCTATTTCACCGTCCGCGTGGATGCTGATGGGGCGCTCGAAGGTTTCGGCGACATCTATGGCCACAATGCCAAGCTGATCGCCGCCATGGGTCTGGCAAAGCCCGCGCTGGCGCCGGAAATCATCGCCGAGGCCACGCCTGCCATCAATGAATTGGCCCCGTAA
- a CDS encoding NAD-dependent succinate-semialdehyde dehydrogenase, giving the protein MMKGTDMNAIQTLTEQLGFDLEAVPTDLHIGGSWRAGSTGKRLDVFNPSTGLVITTVADASVDDAMDAVQAAHEAGPGWAAVPPREKSELLRRCHGLMIERKEMLAALISLENGKALDDARGEVVYAAEFFRWFAEEAVRLNGEIYAAPSAANKIIVQHQPIGVAVLVTPWNFPAAMATRKIAPALAAGCTCVLKPATETPLTAFALAEIYAEAGVPAGVVNVITTGEAGPVVSAMLHDSRVRKLSFTGSTEVGRALLKEAADQVISCSMELGGNAPFIVFDDADLDLAVDGAMVAKMRNGGEACTAANRFYVQKGIAEAFTRKLAERMGAMTVGAGYDASTQCGPMINQKAVDRMAALVGDAEERGARALVGGKPLERDGYFFPPTVLQDVTADADISRREIFGPIAAVATFTSEDEVVAAANDSEFGLIAYVFTTDLARGLRVSERLESGMVGINRGVISDPAAPFGGVKQSGMGREGAHHGMLEFCETKYIAASW; this is encoded by the coding sequence ATGATGAAAGGCACGGACATGAATGCGATCCAGACCCTCACGGAACAGCTCGGTTTTGACCTCGAAGCGGTGCCGACGGATTTGCATATCGGGGGCAGTTGGCGAGCCGGTTCGACCGGCAAGCGGCTGGATGTCTTTAATCCCTCGACTGGCCTTGTGATTACAACGGTCGCCGACGCATCCGTCGATGATGCGATGGATGCCGTGCAGGCCGCACATGAAGCGGGACCGGGCTGGGCAGCAGTGCCGCCGCGGGAAAAGTCGGAACTCCTGCGCCGGTGTCATGGCTTGATGATCGAGCGCAAGGAGATGCTGGCAGCGCTGATCAGCCTTGAAAATGGCAAGGCGCTGGACGATGCGCGCGGCGAGGTGGTGTATGCCGCCGAATTCTTCCGCTGGTTCGCCGAAGAGGCGGTGCGGCTGAATGGCGAGATTTATGCGGCACCCAGCGCCGCCAACAAGATCATCGTCCAGCATCAGCCGATCGGCGTGGCGGTGCTGGTGACGCCGTGGAATTTCCCGGCAGCGATGGCAACGCGCAAGATCGCCCCGGCCCTCGCGGCTGGTTGCACCTGTGTGCTGAAACCGGCGACCGAAACGCCGCTGACGGCCTTTGCGCTGGCCGAGATCTATGCCGAAGCGGGCGTGCCGGCAGGCGTGGTCAATGTGATCACCACGGGCGAGGCCGGTCCGGTGGTCAGCGCCATGCTGCATGACAGCCGCGTGCGCAAGCTGAGCTTTACCGGCTCGACCGAAGTGGGGCGGGCGCTGCTCAAGGAAGCGGCCGACCAGGTGATTTCCTGCTCGATGGAACTGGGTGGCAATGCGCCGTTCATCGTTTTCGACGATGCCGACCTCGACCTGGCAGTGGATGGCGCCATGGTGGCCAAGATGCGCAATGGTGGCGAGGCCTGCACGGCCGCCAATCGCTTTTATGTGCAGAAGGGGATTGCGGAGGCGTTTACCCGGAAGCTGGCGGAGCGCATGGGGGCGATGACGGTCGGCGCCGGTTATGACGCCTCGACCCAATGCGGGCCGATGATCAACCAGAAGGCCGTCGATCGCATGGCTGCGCTGGTCGGCGACGCCGAAGAGCGTGGGGCCAGGGCGCTGGTTGGCGGCAAGCCGCTGGAGCGAGACGGCTATTTCTTCCCCCCGACCGTGCTGCAGGACGTGACCGCCGACGCCGATATTTCGCGGCGCGAGATCTTCGGGCCGATCGCTGCGGTCGCCACATTCACGAGCGAAGACGAGGTGGTCGCAGCGGCCAATGACAGCGAGTTCGGCCTCATCGCCTATGTCTTTACGACGGACCTCGCCCGGGGGCTGCGGGTTTCCGAACGGCTGGAAAGCGGCATGGTGGGCATCAATCGCGGCGTGATATCCGATCCGGCCGCGCCTTTTGGCGGCGTCAAGCAGAGCGGAATGGGTCGCGAGGGCGCCCACCACGGCATGCTTGAATTCTGCGAGACCAAGTATATCGCGGCCAGCTGGTAG